One segment of Paenibacillus pabuli DNA contains the following:
- the rpsG gene encoding 30S ribosomal protein S7: MPRKGPVTKRDVLPDPVYNSKLVTRLINRIMLDGKRGVAQSILYNAFKLIQERTGNDPMEVFETAIKNIMPVLEVKARRVGGANYQVPIEVKPERRTALGLRWLVNYSRNRGEKTMEERLAAEIIDASNNTGASVKKREDTHKMAEANKAFAHYRW; encoded by the coding sequence ATGCCACGCAAAGGTCCAGTTACGAAAAGAGACGTGTTGCCAGATCCGGTATACAACAGCAAGTTGGTTACTCGTTTGATCAACCGCATCATGCTCGACGGAAAACGCGGTGTTGCTCAAAGCATTCTGTATAATGCGTTCAAGTTGATCCAAGAACGCACGGGTAATGACCCGATGGAAGTGTTTGAGACAGCAATCAAGAATATCATGCCAGTCCTGGAAGTTAAAGCTCGCCGTGTCGGCGGTGCCAACTACCAAGTACCAATCGAGGTAAAACCAGAGAGACGTACTGCTTTGGGTTTACGTTGGCTCGTGAACTACTCCCGCAACCGCGGTGAGAAAACAATGGAAGAGCGTTTGGCGGCTGAGATCATCGATGCTTCCAACAACACAGGCGCTTCTGTTAAGAAACGTGAAGATACGCACAAAATGGCTGAAGCGAACAAAGCGTTTGCTCACTACCGTTGGTAG
- the rpsL gene encoding 30S ribosomal protein S12 produces MPTINQLVRKGRQAKVEKSKSPALQKGFNALKRESTNISAPQKRGVCTRVGTMTPRKPNSALRKYARVRLTNRLEVTAYIPGIGHNLQEHSVVLIRGGKVKDLAGVRYHIVRGALDTAGVNNRMQARSKYGAKRPKAKKA; encoded by the coding sequence ATGCCAACTATTAACCAACTGGTACGCAAAGGACGTCAAGCTAAAGTTGAAAAGTCCAAATCACCAGCATTGCAAAAAGGGTTCAACGCTTTGAAACGTGAATCTACTAACATCAGTGCCCCACAAAAACGTGGTGTCTGCACTCGTGTAGGTACAATGACTCCACGTAAACCGAACTCTGCACTTCGTAAGTATGCGCGTGTTCGTTTGACGAACCGTCTCGAGGTAACTGCTTATATCCCGGGTATCGGACATAACTTGCAAGAGCACAGTGTTGTTTTGATTCGCGGAGGTAAAGTTAAGGACCTTGCAGGGGTTCGTTACCACATCGTTCGTGGAGCACTCGATACTGCAGGCGTGAACAACCGTATGCAAGCTCGTTCTAAATACGGTGCTAAACGTCCAAAAGCTAAAAAAGCCTAA
- a CDS encoding ribosomal L7Ae/L30e/S12e/Gadd45 family protein — translation MSNEKGLQDAHVKIGTKQTMRMVQSGMAAEVYVAEDSDPQLTSKIIALCEQHNVKYTKVDTMKNLGKACGIGVGAAMAAVAK, via the coding sequence ATGTCTAATGAAAAAGGCCTGCAAGATGCTCATGTCAAAATAGGTACAAAACAGACCATGCGGATGGTCCAGTCAGGAATGGCTGCTGAGGTCTATGTGGCCGAGGATAGTGATCCGCAGCTCACTTCCAAAATCATTGCCTTGTGTGAACAACACAATGTGAAGTACACGAAAGTGGACACAATGAAAAATCTCGGCAAAGCTTGCGGGATTGGAGTGGGAGCAGCAATGGCTGCTGTCGCAAAATGA
- the rpoC gene encoding DNA-directed RNA polymerase subunit beta' → MLDVNNFEYMKIGLASPEKIRSWSRGEVKKPETINYRTLKPEKEGLFCEKIFGPTKDWECHCGKYKRVRYKGVVCDRCGVEVTRAKVRRERMGHIELAAPVSHIWYFKGIPSRMGLALDMSPRSLEEIIYFASYVVTDPGETPLEKKQLLSEKEYRSYREKYGYGFQAGMGAEAVKKLLQDLDVDKELEFLKEELRTAQGQRRNRAIKRLEVIEAFRNSGNKPEWMIMDVLPVIPPELRPMVQLDGGRFATSDLNDLYRRVINRNNRLKRLLDLGAPDIIVQNEKRMLQEAVDALIDNGRRGRPVTGPGNRPLKSLSHMLKGKQGRFRQNLLGKRVDYSGRSVIVVGPYLKMYQCGLPKDMALELFKPFVMKELVNKGLAHNIKSAKRKVERVSPEVWDVLEEVIKEHPVLLNRAPTLHRLGIQAFEPILVEGKAIRLHPLVCTAYNADFDGDQMAVHVPLSAEAQAEARILMLASGNILNPKDGKPVVTPSQDMVLGSYYLTMDNKEEKGTGMILRTVNEAVSAYQRGTAGLHARVAIPVKALGKTSFTEKQQDAMLLTTVGKIIFNEIFPASFPYINDATRANLYQGTAEHFFVYEKGTDLREAIMNAPQAGGVGKEYLGTIIARCFEIYHTTETAVILDKIKQLGFTYSTRAGITVAVSDVVVPDEKTEILRQSEEKAQIVTNQYRRGLITNEERYDRIIDIWSKSKDDITEILMKSMDRYNSIMMMVDSKARGNKSQITQLGGMRGLMANPSGRIIELPIKSNFREGLTVLEYFISTHGARKGLADTALRTADSGYLTRRLVDVAQDVIVREDDCGTDKGFTVSRIQDGKEVIEDLYDRIEGRYCFETVRHPETKEVIAHRNELIDSDKAEAIIKAGVTKLQIRSVLSCRARHGVCKKCYGRNLATGKHVEIGEAVGIIAAQSIGEPGTQLTMRTFHTGGVAGDDITQGLPRIQELFEARNPKGQATISEIDGIVKEIREAKDRREIEIQGEAESKVYSVTYGSRVRVSEGMEIEAGDELTDGSIDPKEMLRIKGVRGVQNYILQEVQRVYRNQGVEINDKHVEVMIRQMLRKIRIVDAGDTTLLPGSFVDTHEYERANKTAILSDKEPAVAKPILLGITKASLETDSFLSAASFQETTRVLTDAAIKGKVDQLLGLKENVIIGKLIPAGTGMNRYRSIKFAEPEDGQSSVEELEPVSVD, encoded by the coding sequence TTGTTGGACGTCAACAATTTCGAATACATGAAGATCGGGCTTGCTTCCCCAGAAAAAATTCGTTCTTGGTCCCGCGGAGAAGTGAAAAAACCGGAAACGATCAACTATCGTACGTTGAAACCGGAAAAAGAAGGGCTGTTCTGCGAAAAGATTTTTGGCCCTACGAAAGACTGGGAATGTCACTGTGGTAAATACAAACGCGTTCGTTATAAAGGCGTTGTCTGTGACCGCTGTGGTGTTGAAGTAACACGTGCCAAAGTACGCCGTGAACGGATGGGCCATATTGAGCTCGCTGCTCCGGTATCGCATATCTGGTACTTCAAAGGTATTCCGAGCCGCATGGGTCTCGCTTTGGATATGTCCCCAAGATCACTTGAGGAGATTATCTATTTTGCATCTTATGTAGTAACTGATCCAGGAGAAACTCCACTGGAGAAAAAACAGCTGTTGTCCGAGAAAGAATACCGCAGCTACCGTGAGAAATACGGATATGGATTCCAAGCTGGCATGGGTGCAGAAGCGGTTAAAAAACTGCTTCAAGACCTTGATGTGGACAAAGAGCTTGAATTCCTGAAGGAAGAGCTCCGCACTGCACAAGGACAACGTCGTAACCGTGCAATCAAACGGTTGGAAGTTATCGAAGCTTTCCGTAACTCGGGTAACAAGCCTGAGTGGATGATCATGGATGTACTTCCTGTTATCCCGCCGGAACTTCGTCCAATGGTACAATTGGATGGTGGACGTTTTGCAACGTCTGACCTGAATGATCTGTACCGCCGTGTAATTAACCGGAACAACCGTCTGAAACGTTTGCTTGATCTTGGCGCACCAGACATTATCGTGCAAAACGAAAAACGGATGCTGCAGGAAGCTGTTGACGCATTGATCGACAACGGCCGTCGCGGACGCCCGGTAACGGGTCCTGGTAACCGTCCATTGAAATCCCTCAGCCACATGCTGAAAGGTAAACAAGGACGTTTCCGTCAAAACTTGCTCGGTAAACGTGTTGACTATTCCGGTCGTTCCGTTATCGTTGTCGGACCTTATCTGAAGATGTATCAGTGTGGTCTGCCAAAAGATATGGCACTTGAACTGTTCAAGCCTTTCGTTATGAAAGAACTTGTAAATAAAGGGCTTGCCCACAATATCAAGAGCGCAAAACGTAAAGTAGAGCGCGTAAGTCCTGAAGTATGGGATGTTCTTGAAGAAGTAATCAAGGAGCATCCGGTTCTGCTCAACCGTGCCCCTACGCTTCACCGTCTCGGTATTCAAGCATTTGAACCGATTCTGGTTGAAGGTAAAGCGATCCGTCTTCACCCGCTCGTATGTACGGCATACAATGCCGACTTTGACGGTGACCAAATGGCCGTGCACGTACCGTTGTCTGCTGAGGCACAAGCGGAAGCACGTATCCTGATGCTTGCATCGGGTAACATTTTGAACCCGAAAGACGGTAAACCAGTTGTTACTCCTTCCCAGGATATGGTCCTAGGTTCTTATTACCTGACCATGGACAACAAGGAAGAAAAGGGAACTGGCATGATTCTGCGTACCGTGAACGAAGCTGTATCTGCGTATCAACGTGGTACTGCCGGCTTGCACGCACGCGTAGCGATTCCGGTTAAAGCTCTGGGTAAAACAAGCTTTACTGAAAAACAACAAGATGCTATGTTGCTGACAACTGTCGGTAAAATCATCTTCAATGAAATCTTCCCAGCAAGTTTCCCTTACATCAATGATGCAACTCGTGCAAACCTCTATCAAGGTACTGCTGAGCATTTCTTTGTGTATGAGAAGGGAACTGACCTGAGAGAAGCGATCATGAACGCACCTCAAGCAGGTGGTGTTGGTAAGGAATATCTGGGTACAATCATCGCTCGTTGTTTTGAAATTTACCATACAACGGAAACAGCCGTTATTTTGGATAAAATCAAACAGCTTGGTTTCACATACTCCACTCGTGCCGGTATTACGGTTGCGGTTTCGGACGTTGTGGTACCAGATGAGAAAACGGAAATTCTTAGACAATCCGAAGAAAAAGCACAAATCGTTACGAATCAGTACCGTCGTGGTCTGATCACGAACGAAGAGCGCTATGACCGCATCATTGATATCTGGTCTAAATCGAAAGATGATATCACCGAGATTCTGATGAAGTCGATGGATCGTTACAACTCCATTATGATGATGGTTGACTCCAAAGCGCGGGGTAACAAATCGCAAATCACCCAATTGGGCGGTATGCGTGGTCTGATGGCCAACCCGTCTGGTCGTATCATCGAACTCCCAATCAAATCGAACTTCCGTGAAGGTCTGACGGTACTCGAGTACTTCATCTCGACTCACGGTGCCCGTAAAGGTTTGGCCGATACGGCCCTCCGTACAGCCGACTCAGGTTACCTGACTCGTCGTCTCGTAGACGTGGCACAAGACGTAATCGTGCGTGAAGATGATTGTGGTACAGATAAAGGGTTTACGGTTAGCCGTATCCAGGATGGTAAAGAGGTTATTGAAGATCTCTACGACCGTATCGAAGGAAGATATTGCTTCGAGACGGTTCGTCATCCGGAAACCAAAGAAGTTATTGCACACCGTAATGAACTGATTGACTCTGACAAAGCAGAGGCAATCATCAAAGCGGGTGTAACTAAATTGCAAATCCGCTCCGTACTCAGCTGCCGTGCTCGTCATGGTGTCTGCAAAAAATGTTACGGTCGCAACCTTGCGACAGGTAAACATGTGGAGATCGGTGAAGCAGTTGGTATCATCGCTGCGCAATCCATTGGTGAGCCAGGAACACAGCTTACAATGCGTACGTTCCACACCGGTGGTGTAGCCGGAGACGATATTACGCAAGGTTTGCCGCGTATCCAGGAGTTGTTTGAAGCTCGTAATCCTAAGGGTCAAGCAACGATCAGTGAGATTGACGGTATTGTCAAAGAGATTCGTGAAGCGAAAGATCGTCGCGAAATTGAAATCCAAGGTGAGGCAGAATCCAAAGTTTACTCCGTTACCTACGGTTCCCGTGTACGCGTAAGCGAAGGCATGGAAATCGAAGCAGGCGACGAGCTGACAGATGGTTCTATCGATCCAAAAGAAATGCTGCGCATCAAAGGCGTACGTGGCGTACAGAACTACATTTTGCAGGAAGTACAGCGCGTATACCGTAACCAGGGCGTAGAAATTAACGATAAACACGTTGAAGTTATGATCCGTCAAATGCTGCGTAAAATCCGCATTGTCGATGCAGGAGATACAACGCTGCTGCCAGGATCGTTCGTGGATACGCATGAGTACGAAAGAGCTAACAAAACAGCGATTCTTAGTGATAAAGAGCCAGCGGTTGCGAAACCAATCCTGCTCGGTATTACAAAAGCATCCCTGGAAACAGACTCCTTCCTCTCTGCGGCGTCGTTCCAAGAGACTACACGTGTATTGACAGATGCAGCGATCAAAGGTAAAGTCGATCAGTTGCTCGGTCTGAAGGAAAATGTAATCATCGGTAAACTGATCCCTGCCGGTACAGGTATGAACCGTTACCGCAGCATCAAGTTTGCTGAGCCGGAAGATGGTCAATCTTCAGTTGAAGAACTTGAGCCAGTTTCCGTTGATTAA
- the rpoB gene encoding DNA-directed RNA polymerase subunit beta — translation MAGHLVQYGRRTRRSYARINEILEVPNLIEIQQKSYDWFLEEGLREMFQDISPIQDFTGNLILEFIDYSLGEPKYTVDDAKERDVTYAAPLRVKVRLINKETGEVKEQEVFMGDFPLMTETGTFIINGAERVIVSQLVRSPSVYFSTKVDKNAKKTYTATVIPNRGAWLELEMDAKDVVYVRIDRTRKIPVTVLLRALGFGTDAEILDLLGNDEYIRNTLDKDNTDSTEKALIEIYERLRPGEPPTLDNAKSLLVARFFDPKRYDLANVGRYKINKKLHIKNRLFNQRLAESLVDTETGEIIAEAGQMVDRRLLDEIMPHLEKSVGFRTYHVANGVLDANDIPMQTIDVFSPIEDGKVVKLIANANIDKSVKNVTPADIISSISYFINLLHGIGSTDDIDHLGNRRLRSVGELLQNQFRIGLSRMERVVRERMSIQDANVITPQALINIRPVIASIKEFFGSSQLSQFMDQTNPLGELTHKRRLSALGPGGLTRERAGMEVRDVHPSHYGRMCPIETPEGPNIGLINSLSTFARVNEYGFIEAPYRWVDPKTGVVTEQIDYLTADEEDNYVVAQANAKLNEDGTFAEEAIIVRYNKQSDNILTMPSERVDYMDVSPKQVVSVATALIPFLENDDSNRALMGSNMQRQAVPLLIPKAPLVGTGMEHKAAKDSGVCIVSKYDGIIERSSANEIWLRRVEEVDGQEVKGDIVKYKLHKFMRSNQGTCINQRPIVKRGAVVKAGDILADGPSTEMGELALGRNVVVAFMTWEGYNYEDAILLSEKLVKEDVYTSIHIEEYESEARDTKLGPEEITRDIPNVGEEALRNLDERGIIRIGAEIAAGDILVGKVTPKGVTELTAEERLLHAIFGEKAREVRDTSLRVPHGTDGIVVDVKVFTRENGDELPPGVNQLVRVYIAQKRKISEGDKMAGRHGNKGVVARILPEEDMPFLPDGTPVQIVLNPLGVPSRMNIGQVLEVHLGMAAMQLGIHVATPVFDGAKEYDVFDTMEEAGMQRNGKTVLYDGRTGEEFEREVTVGVMHMIKLAHMVDDKIHARSTGPYSLVTQQPLGGKAQFGGQRFGEMEVWALEAYGAAYTLQEILTVKSDDVVGRVKTYESIVKGENVPEPGVPESFKVLIKELQSLGMDVKILSEDEQEIEMKEMDDEDDAASDKLSLNLEGSEVGVE, via the coding sequence TTGGCAGGACATCTTGTTCAATATGGTCGACGCACTCGGCGCAGTTATGCACGAATTAACGAGATACTCGAAGTTCCGAACCTGATTGAGATCCAACAAAAATCTTACGATTGGTTTTTGGAGGAAGGGTTGCGCGAAATGTTCCAGGATATCTCGCCGATCCAGGATTTTACAGGCAACTTGATTTTGGAATTTATCGATTACAGTCTCGGTGAACCGAAGTATACAGTAGACGACGCGAAAGAGCGTGACGTTACTTATGCAGCACCGCTTCGGGTCAAAGTCCGGCTCATTAATAAGGAAACCGGAGAAGTCAAAGAGCAGGAAGTATTCATGGGAGATTTCCCGCTGATGACCGAAACCGGCACATTTATTATTAATGGTGCGGAACGGGTTATTGTCAGCCAGTTGGTTCGCTCTCCTAGCGTTTACTTCAGTACCAAAGTAGATAAGAACGCCAAAAAAACGTATACCGCTACAGTTATTCCTAACCGCGGCGCTTGGCTCGAACTGGAGATGGACGCGAAGGATGTTGTATACGTCCGGATCGACCGTACGCGTAAAATACCAGTTACGGTTCTCCTGCGTGCTCTTGGTTTTGGCACAGACGCTGAGATTCTGGATCTGCTGGGTAATGACGAATATATTCGCAACACGCTGGACAAAGACAATACGGATTCCACGGAGAAAGCGCTGATTGAGATTTATGAGCGTCTTCGTCCGGGTGAGCCACCAACGCTGGATAATGCGAAAAGCTTGCTCGTAGCGCGTTTCTTTGATCCAAAACGCTATGACCTGGCTAACGTAGGTCGTTACAAAATCAACAAAAAGCTTCACATCAAAAACCGTTTGTTCAATCAACGTCTGGCTGAGTCTCTCGTTGATACTGAAACTGGTGAAATTATCGCCGAAGCAGGTCAAATGGTTGACCGTCGTTTGCTCGACGAAATCATGCCACATCTGGAGAAGAGTGTTGGCTTCCGTACGTATCACGTGGCTAACGGAGTTCTGGATGCGAATGATATTCCAATGCAAACGATCGATGTGTTCTCGCCGATTGAAGATGGTAAAGTCGTTAAGCTGATTGCCAATGCAAACATTGATAAATCAGTGAAAAACGTAACACCGGCTGATATCATTTCTTCAATCAGTTATTTCATTAACCTTCTGCACGGCATCGGAAGCACAGATGATATCGATCACCTGGGTAACCGTCGTCTGCGTTCGGTTGGTGAACTCTTGCAAAACCAATTCCGTATCGGTTTGTCCCGTATGGAACGTGTTGTTCGTGAGAGAATGTCCATTCAGGATGCTAACGTGATCACGCCACAGGCGCTGATTAACATACGTCCGGTTATCGCGTCCATTAAAGAGTTCTTCGGTAGCTCCCAGTTGTCACAGTTTATGGATCAAACGAACCCACTGGGTGAGTTGACGCATAAACGTCGTCTGTCCGCACTCGGACCGGGCGGTTTGACACGTGAGCGTGCAGGCATGGAAGTTCGTGACGTCCATCCATCCCACTATGGCCGGATGTGTCCGATCGAGACTCCAGAGGGACCAAATATTGGATTGATCAACTCCTTGTCTACATTTGCCCGTGTGAACGAATATGGTTTCATTGAAGCTCCGTATCGCTGGGTAGATCCGAAGACTGGTGTCGTAACCGAGCAAATCGATTACCTGACAGCAGACGAAGAGGACAACTACGTTGTCGCTCAAGCGAACGCGAAATTGAATGAAGATGGAACATTTGCAGAAGAAGCGATCATTGTACGTTACAACAAGCAATCAGATAACATCCTTACGATGCCGAGTGAGCGCGTTGACTACATGGACGTATCTCCTAAGCAAGTTGTATCCGTCGCTACGGCGCTCATTCCGTTCCTTGAGAACGATGACTCCAACCGCGCACTGATGGGATCGAACATGCAGCGGCAGGCGGTTCCACTCTTGATTCCTAAAGCTCCACTCGTAGGAACAGGTATGGAACACAAAGCTGCAAAAGATTCCGGTGTATGTATTGTCTCCAAATATGACGGGATTATTGAGCGTTCTTCTGCGAATGAAATCTGGCTCCGTCGTGTGGAAGAGGTAGATGGCCAGGAAGTTAAAGGCGATATCGTTAAATATAAATTACACAAATTTATGCGTTCGAACCAAGGAACATGCATTAACCAACGTCCGATTGTCAAACGTGGAGCTGTTGTCAAAGCTGGCGACATCCTCGCTGATGGTCCTTCGACGGAAATGGGCGAATTGGCTCTGGGACGCAACGTTGTTGTTGCCTTCATGACTTGGGAAGGTTACAACTACGAGGATGCGATTCTGCTTAGTGAAAAACTCGTGAAGGAAGATGTCTACACATCCATCCACATCGAGGAGTATGAGTCAGAAGCGCGTGATACCAAGCTCGGACCTGAAGAGATCACACGTGACATCCCTAACGTAGGGGAAGAAGCGCTGCGTAACCTCGATGAGCGTGGTATTATCCGAATTGGTGCCGAAATCGCTGCTGGCGATATCCTGGTTGGTAAAGTAACGCCTAAAGGTGTAACTGAACTGACTGCGGAAGAACGTCTCCTGCATGCAATCTTCGGTGAGAAAGCACGCGAAGTTCGTGATACGTCCTTGCGTGTACCTCACGGTACTGACGGAATCGTCGTGGACGTGAAAGTATTTACCCGTGAAAACGGTGATGAACTGCCTCCAGGTGTTAACCAGCTCGTTCGTGTCTATATCGCTCAAAAACGGAAAATCTCCGAGGGTGATAAAATGGCCGGACGTCACGGTAACAAAGGGGTCGTGGCTCGTATCCTGCCGGAAGAAGATATGCCTTTCCTGCCGGACGGAACACCGGTTCAAATCGTTCTTAACCCGTTGGGCGTACCTTCCCGGATGAACATCGGTCAAGTGCTCGAAGTTCACTTGGGTATGGCTGCGATGCAGCTCGGTATTCACGTAGCTACCCCTGTATTCGACGGAGCGAAAGAGTATGACGTCTTCGATACGATGGAAGAAGCAGGTATGCAGCGTAATGGTAAAACCGTTCTGTACGATGGTCGTACGGGTGAAGAATTTGAACGTGAAGTAACTGTCGGCGTCATGCATATGATCAAGCTGGCGCACATGGTTGATGATAAAATCCATGCCCGTTCCACAGGTCCTTACTCACTCGTTACGCAACAGCCGCTGGGTGGTAAAGCCCAATTCGGTGGACAGCGTTTCGGAGAGATGGAAGTTTGGGCGCTTGAAGCATACGGCGCTGCTTATACTCTGCAAGAAATCTTGACTGTTAAATCCGATGATGTTGTTGGTCGGGTGAAAACATATGAGTCCATTGTCAAAGGTGAGAATGTTCCGGAACCGGGTGTTCCTGAGTCATTCAAAGTATTGATCAAAGAGCTGCAAAGCTTGGGTATGGACGTTAAGATTTTGAGCGAAGATGAACAAGAGATTGAAATGAAAGAAATGGACGATGAAGATGACGCTGCGAGCGATAAGCTCAGCCTCAACCTTGAGGGTTCAGAGGTCGGAGTGGAGTAA
- a CDS encoding class I SAM-dependent methyltransferase, translating into MSNHYYSDKPQVAHDRRATEAELRGWKLRFVTDAGVFSKNGIDYGSRVLIDAIELTAGAHVLDVGCGYGPIGLTAAKLVPEGHVTMIDINERAVELSRENAKANGITNVTVMQSNLLSEVNKSDFDAVLTNPPIRAGKETVHTIFEQAHRHLKVGGSLWIVIQKKQGAPSAKAKLESLFGRVEEVTKDKGYRIFKAVKTEDSSEG; encoded by the coding sequence ATGTCCAATCATTATTATTCGGACAAACCGCAGGTCGCACATGACAGACGGGCAACTGAAGCGGAGCTTCGTGGATGGAAATTGCGATTCGTTACCGATGCAGGTGTATTTTCCAAAAACGGAATCGATTACGGCAGCAGAGTGCTGATTGATGCAATAGAGTTAACTGCTGGAGCTCATGTTCTGGATGTGGGTTGCGGGTACGGACCGATTGGTCTTACGGCAGCCAAGCTTGTACCCGAAGGACATGTCACCATGATCGATATCAACGAGAGAGCGGTTGAGCTTTCCAGAGAAAATGCAAAAGCAAATGGTATTACGAATGTAACGGTAATGCAAAGTAATCTACTTTCTGAAGTGAACAAGAGCGACTTTGACGCAGTACTAACCAACCCGCCGATTCGAGCAGGGAAGGAAACCGTTCATACTATTTTTGAGCAGGCACATCGGCATTTGAAGGTAGGCGGTTCGTTGTGGATAGTCATTCAGAAAAAGCAGGGAGCTCCTTCGGCAAAAGCGAAGCTGGAATCCTTGTTTGGCAGAGTGGAAGAAGTGACGAAAGATAAAGGCTACCGGATTTTCAAAGCGGTGAAAACGGAGGATTCGTCCGAAGGCTGA
- the rplA gene encoding 50S ribosomal protein L1, which produces MAKHGKKYLEAAKLIDSEATYEPSEAVELVKKAATAKFDETIEAAVRLGVDPRKQDQAVRGVVVLPHGTGKTQRVLVFAKGDKAKEAEAAGADYVGDADMINKIQQGWFEFDVCVATPDMMSEVGKLGRLLGGKGLMPNPKAGTVTFDVSKAVQEIKAGKIEYRLDRAGQIHAPIGKASFSAEQLNENLKALMDALNRAKPAAAKGVYLKNVSLSSTMGPGARVNAAAFR; this is translated from the coding sequence ATGGCTAAACACGGTAAAAAATACCTGGAAGCTGCTAAGCTGATCGACAGCGAAGCAACTTACGAGCCTTCAGAAGCTGTAGAGCTTGTGAAAAAGGCAGCCACTGCAAAATTCGATGAAACAATCGAAGCAGCAGTACGCTTGGGCGTTGACCCACGTAAGCAAGACCAGGCTGTACGTGGTGTAGTTGTCTTGCCACACGGCACAGGTAAAACACAACGCGTATTGGTATTTGCAAAAGGTGACAAAGCGAAAGAAGCGGAAGCGGCTGGCGCGGACTATGTTGGTGATGCAGACATGATCAACAAAATCCAACAAGGCTGGTTCGAATTCGACGTCTGCGTAGCGACACCGGATATGATGAGTGAAGTAGGTAAATTGGGCCGACTGCTCGGCGGTAAAGGTCTGATGCCTAACCCTAAAGCCGGAACGGTAACTTTCGATGTATCCAAGGCTGTTCAAGAAATTAAAGCCGGTAAAATCGAATATCGTCTGGATCGTGCAGGTCAAATTCATGCACCGATCGGTAAAGCATCTTTCTCTGCAGAGCAACTGAACGAGAACTTGAAAGCTCTCATGGACGCTCTGAACCGTGCTAAACCGGCGGCAGCAAAAGGTGTTTATCTGAAGAATGTTTCTCTTTCTTCCACGATGGGCCCTGGCGCACGCGTGAACGCAGCAGCTTTTAGATAA
- the rplL gene encoding 50S ribosomal protein L7/L12, which produces MSKEQILEAIKGMTVLELNDLVKAIEEEFGVTAAAPVAVAGGGAAAAEAEQSEFDVILASAGASKINVIKAVREITGLGLKEAKEVVDNAPKALKEKVSKEEAESIKAKLEEAGATIEVK; this is translated from the coding sequence ATGAGTAAAGAGCAAATCTTGGAAGCAATCAAAGGCATGACTGTACTGGAACTGAACGATCTTGTTAAAGCAATCGAAGAAGAATTCGGCGTAACTGCTGCAGCTCCAGTAGCTGTTGCAGGTGGCGGTGCTGCTGCTGCTGAAGCTGAGCAATCCGAGTTCGACGTAATCTTGGCAAGCGCTGGCGCTTCCAAAATCAACGTTATCAAAGCAGTTCGTGAAATCACAGGTCTTGGCCTGAAAGAAGCTAAAGAAGTAGTTGACAATGCTCCAAAAGCATTGAAAGAAAAAGTTAGCAAAGAAGAAGCTGAGTCCATCAAAGCTAAATTGGAAGAAGCAGGCGCTACAATCGAAGTTAAATAA
- the rplJ gene encoding 50S ribosomal protein L10, which produces MANAKVIQAKQESVDAVTAKLRESATTVVVDYRGLNVAQVTELRKQLREAGIEFQVLKNTLLRRATAAAELTELDSVLTGPTAIAFSAEDAVAPAKILNDFAKKNDALELKGAVVEGRVIGVEEVKALAELPSREGLLSMLLSVLQAPVRNFALAVKAVADKEEQGA; this is translated from the coding sequence TTGGCAAACGCAAAAGTGATTCAAGCAAAACAAGAGTCCGTTGATGCAGTAACAGCAAAATTGCGCGAGAGCGCTACGACAGTTGTTGTTGACTATCGCGGTCTGAACGTTGCCCAAGTAACTGAGCTGCGTAAGCAGCTTCGTGAAGCCGGAATTGAATTCCAAGTGCTGAAAAACACATTGCTTCGCCGTGCGACTGCTGCAGCAGAACTGACAGAACTCGATAGCGTTCTTACAGGTCCTACTGCAATTGCATTCAGCGCCGAAGATGCTGTGGCTCCAGCCAAAATTCTGAACGACTTCGCTAAAAAGAACGACGCACTGGAATTGAAAGGTGCAGTTGTTGAAGGTCGTGTAATCGGAGTAGAAGAAGTTAAGGCATTGGCAGAACTGCCATCCCGCGAAGGTCTCCTCTCCATGCTCCTCAGCGTGCTTCAAGCGCCAGTGCGCAACTTCGCGCTTGCGGTTAAAGCTGTTGCGGACAAAGAAGAACAAGGCGCGTAA